One genomic window of Stigmatopora nigra isolate UIUO_SnigA chromosome 13, RoL_Snig_1.1, whole genome shotgun sequence includes the following:
- the dlst gene encoding dihydrolipoyllysine-residue succinyltransferase component of 2-oxoglutarate dehydrogenase complex, mitochondrial translates to MLSRSRCLSRNIGRSLSVFRQGNVLTRRGAAVLSTIYPFPVKNTVKSDPRSSVFQIQYFRTSVAYRDEVLTIKTPAFAESVTEGDVRWEKAVGDTVSEDEVVCEIETDKTSVQVPSPSSGVILELLIPDGGKVEGGTPLFKLRKGPGAPQAAEAPKAEAPPAADLAPPAAPTPAPPTPSAVGPIPTTMPPVPPVPAHAMDAKPVAAIKPTSPVAPVDGGVKSARTESRVKMNRMRLRIAQRLKEAQDTCAMLTTFNEIDMSNISEMRKTYKDAFLKKHNIKLGFMSAFVKASAYALTDQPTVNAVIDDTTKEIVYRDYVDISVAVATPKGLVVPVIRNVEEMNFADIEKTINMLGEKARNNELAVEDMDGGTFTISNGGVFGSMFGTPIINPPQSAILGMHGIFDRPVAVAGKVEIRPMMYVALTYDHRLVDGREAVTFLRKIKSVVEDPRVLLLDM, encoded by the exons ATGTTGTCCCGCTCCCGGTGTCTCTCCAGGAATATCGGTCGATCTCTGTCCGTATTCCGTCAG GGAAATGTGTTGACTCGCAGAGGTGCTGCAG TTCTATCAACCATCTATCCTTTTCCTGTCAAGAACACTGT cAAATCTGATCCACGTTCCAGCGTCTTCCAAATCCAATACTTCAGGACCTCTGTTGCctaca GAGATGAAGTCCTCACCATTAAGACCCCTGCCTTTGCAGAGTCTGTTACAGAAGGGGATGTCAGGTGGGAAAAAG CTGTGGGAGACACGGTTTCAGAAGATGAGGTGGTGTGTGAAATAGAGACTGATAAA ACATCTGTGCAAGTTCCTTCTCCCTCTTCCGGGGTGATCTTGGAGCTTTTGATTCCTGATGGAGGAAAAGTTGAGGGAGGAACACCTCTATTCAAACTTCGTAAAGGCC CTGGAGCTCCACAAGCTGCAGAAGCCCCAAAAGCTGAGGCCCCTCCAGCAGCAGACCTTGCACCTCCGGCTGCTCCCACACCTGCACCTCCTACCCCGTCAGCTGTTGGCCCCATTCCCACCACAATGCCCCCTGTACCACCTGTGCCAGCACACGCTATGGACGCCAAGCCAG ttgcaGCTATCAAACCCACCTCACCAGTAGCCCCTGTGGATGGAGGAGTGAAGTCAGCCCGCACAGAGAGCAGG GTTAAGATGAATCGCATGAGACTGAGAATTGCCCAAAGACTGAAGGAAGCCCAAGACACTTGTGCAATGTTGACCACCTTTAATGAAATTGATATGAG CAACATTTCAGAAATGCGGAAGACCTACAAAGACGCCTTCCTGAAGAAACACAACATCAAATTGGGTTTCATGTCAGCGTTTGTGAAGGCGTCCGCCTATGCCCTGACTGATCAACCCACTGTCAATGCTG TCATTGATGATACAACTAAGGAGATTGTGTACAGAGACTATGTAGACATCAGTGTGGCTGTGGCCACGCCAAAG GGTCTGGTTGTTCCAGTTATAAGGAATGTTGAGGAAATGAATTTTGCCGACATTGAGAAGACCATCAATATGTTGGGTGAAAAG GCCCGCAACAATGAGCTGGCCGTAGAAGACATGGACGGGGGAACCTTCACCATCAGCAACGGCGGCGTGTTTGGCTCCATGTTCGGCACACCTATTATCAACCCGCCTCAGTCTGCTATTTTGGGGATGCACGGAATATTTGACAGGCCCGTGGCAGTGGCTGGAAAG GTGGAGATCCGTCCCATGATGTACGTCGCCTTGACGTACGATCATCGCCTCGTCGACGGAAGAGAGGCAGTCACTTTCCTCCGAAAGATTAAGTCTGTAGTGGAGGACCCAAGGGTGCTATTGCTTGACATGTAA
- the rps6kl1 gene encoding ribosomal protein S6 kinase-like 1 yields MAKRDYLVEAAKQIHMALDSEVNEDYEASFSYYKNGVDLLLNGVQLDPNKERREAVKRKTTQYLKRAEEIFITHLQDNLGKGNSHLGGYSSLRFRPVRHLSSPVEDLEMCKVVGVNDKVLIVQSMVNKETFVVKSLMKSSWESREQPTIIPQGVPYMVKLLRYYVSEDTVYLHLEHVKGGRLFSKLHKLRKERAKEHPECITSGHHNIKMKSSYTSPTIWTDYQQSVSKESSSQKLSDESPDVDDPRSWDETRLRLDSCTTYSYIEETGCLQNSRLDASFHSDHERLTLFSRPANTQVKTRIHPPVPTLCLHSSQTQDKPTLPLSCTRVSRALDVMSELNENQDGTGLVECSSDFEVAWKAADPSHKGHKINPYAVSDTDMKLTSHSQSTFVTMKPPKTSNHSSPAILHLPLQCQTQIHGRASWDAPSVPQRSILNAASETTIPEVKQTSSFPSEEHNGVVVLRSTDQAVFSGHLEARATSGRNWPAMETSSVNVREGVEEACELLSPGKVSPTMEGSFSSWYSPRLLGVQKRTEDSPERTGVQGDDQIIEVDGWCHIPRIPLKSSERSKHQTCWGLPESEVRVWGAQILLALESLHQQGIICRDLNPRNVLLTSNGKVSLTFFGQWSEVQSEIDYDAMEEMYCAPEIGGVFRATEACDWWSLGALLFELLTGMQLWQLHPTGINSHTQLLIPDHLSTAAASLLTELLQFDAGYRLGCGGGGVSDIKCHPFFSGVSWKALSC; encoded by the exons ATGGCAAAGCGTGATTACTTGGTGGAGGCAGCAAAGCAGATTCACATGGCTCTGGACAGTGAGGTCAATGAAGATTATGAGGCATCTTTCAGTTATTATAAGAATGGTGTGGACTTACTGTTGAATGGCGTTCAAT TGGACCCAAACAAGGAGCGTCGAGAAGCAGTGAAGAGGAAAACAACCCAGTATTTGAAGAGAGCTGAGGAAATCTTTATAACACACCTACAGGACAACCTCGGGAAAGGAAATTCTCATTTAGGG GGCTACAGTAGTCTGAGATTCCGCCCGGTAAGACACTTAAGTTCTCCAGTGGAAGATTTGGAGATGTGTAAGGTAGTGGGCGTCAATGATAAg GTCTTAATTGTCCAAAGCATGGTCAATAAAGAGACATTTGTTGTAAAG AGTCTGATGAAATCCAGCTGGGAAAGTCGAGAGCAACCGACCATCATCCCTCAAGGAGTGCCGTACATGGTGAAGCTGCTGAGGTATTACGTCAGCGAGGACACAGTGTACCTCCATCTTGAACATGTCAAAG GTGGAAGGCTTTTCTCAAAACTCCACAAACTGCGTAAAGAGCGAGCCAAGGAGCACCCAGAATGCATCACATCTGGGCACCACAACATCAAGATGAAGAGTAGCTACACCTCGCCTACAATTTGGACAGACTACCAGCAGAGCGTTAGCAAAGAAAGCAGTTCTCAGAAACTGAGCGACGAAAGCCCAGATGTGGACGATCCGAGATCTTGGGATGAGACTCGGCTCCGTCTGGACAGTTGCACGACCTACTCCTATATCGAGGAGACGGGTTGCCTTCAGAATTCTCGTTTGGACGCGTCATTCCACAGCGACCACGAGCGTCTCACCCTATTTTCTAGACCTGCAAACACACAAGTCAAGACTCGTATCCATCCGCCAGTTCCTACTTTGTGTCTGCACTCATCTCAAACTCAGGACAAGCCCACTCTTCCGCTGTCTTGCACTCGCGTCAGTCGAGCGCTAGACGTCATGTCAGAACTCAATGAAAACCAAGATGGAACTGGACTAGTAGAGTGCAGTTCTGACTTTGAAGTTGCTTGGAAGGCAGCGGATCCGTCACATAAAGGTCACAAAATAAACCCTTATGCAGTCTCTGATACTGACATGAAGTTAACAAGTCATTCACAGAGCACATTTGTAACAATGAAACCTCCAAAAACATCAAATCATTCATCTCCAGCCATTTTGCATCTTCCACTTCAATGTCAAACACAAATTCACGGAAGAGCATCATGGGATGCCCCAAGCGTTCCCCAGCGATCTATTTTAAATGCAGCTAGTGAGACTACAATTCCGGAGGTGAAACAAACCAGCAGCTTCCCCTCAGAGGAACATAACGGAGTGGTGGTCCTCAGGAGTACGGACCAAGCTGTCTTCTCGGGTCACTTGGAAGCACGGGCCACCTCGGGGAGGAACTGGCCTGCAATGGAAACAAGTTCGGTTAATGTAAGAGAGGGTGTTGAAGAAGCTTGTGAGCTTTTAAGTCCAGGAAAAGTGTCCCCAACCATGGAGGGATCCTTTTCTAGCTGGTACTCCCCCCGCCTCCTTGGTGTCCAAAAGAGGACTGAGGACTCACCAGAGAGGACTGGAGTCCAAGGAGATGACCAGATCATCGAGGTCGATGGATGGTGCCACATACCTCGTATACCGCTCAAATCCTCAGAAAGGTCTAAACACCAGACTTGCTGGGGGCTCCCCGAATCTGAAGTACGTGTATGGGGTGCTCAGATCTTACTGGCCCTGGAGAGTCTTCATCAGCAGGGCATCATATGTCGAGACCTCAATCCTAGAAATGTTCTCCTAACCAGCAATG GAAAGGTGAGCTTGACGTTTTTTGGGCAATGGAGTGAGGTTCAGTCAGAAATCGACTATGATGCTATGGAAGAGATGTACTGTGCACCAG AAATCGGTGGAGTGTTCAGAGCTACAGAGGCATGTGATTGGTGGAGTTTGGGAGCCTTATTGTTTGAACTTCTCACAGGAATG CAACTATGGCAGCTCCACCCAACAGGAATCAACTCCCACACCCAGCTGCTCATCCCCGACCACCTAAGCACTGCCGCTGCATCCCTTCTCACCGAA CTACTCCAGTTTGACGCGGGCTATCGTCTTGGTTGCGGTGGTGGAGGTGTGAGCGACATCAAGTGTCATCCCTTTTTCAGCGGGGTCTCCTGGAAGGCTCTGAGTTGTTAG